From the genome of Spirosomataceae bacterium TFI 002, one region includes:
- a CDS encoding Glyoxalase superfamily enzyme, possibly 3-demethylubiquinone-9 3-methyltransferase: MTLSTCLWMDVKAKEAAELYLSVFENSEITNQNPMVVGFRLGGIPFMALNGGPMFKINPSISFMVSCESANEVEEKYNVLIQGGSVLMPLDSYPWSEKYGWCQDKYGVNWQLFLGQIESKISPCFMFSGTQNGKASEAMNFYTSLFKNSEVLSLNKYEENDQDITGNIKHGRFNLMGNAFIAMDTSMPNAPTFKEGVSIVVNCETQEEIDFLWDSLTKDGKESQCGWLKDKYGVSWQIVPNILAKLMNDPERAPAVTKAFMQMKKFDIEKLLVARFSPQRL; the protein is encoded by the coding sequence ATGACACTTTCCACTTGCCTATGGATGGATGTAAAAGCAAAAGAGGCTGCAGAGTTATATTTATCCGTTTTTGAAAACAGCGAGATTACAAACCAAAATCCAATGGTCGTGGGCTTTAGGTTAGGAGGTATACCATTTATGGCATTAAATGGCGGTCCAATGTTCAAAATCAATCCTTCTATTTCGTTTATGGTTTCTTGTGAATCTGCAAACGAAGTAGAAGAAAAATACAATGTATTGATTCAAGGTGGTTCGGTCTTAATGCCGCTAGATTCTTATCCTTGGAGCGAAAAATATGGCTGGTGCCAAGATAAATATGGTGTTAATTGGCAATTGTTTCTAGGCCAAATAGAATCAAAAATCTCACCTTGTTTCATGTTTAGTGGAACCCAGAATGGAAAGGCTTCTGAAGCAATGAATTTCTACACAAGCTTGTTTAAAAACTCCGAAGTATTATCACTCAATAAATATGAAGAAAATGATCAAGATATCACCGGCAATATCAAACATGGTCGCTTCAATTTAATGGGGAACGCATTTATTGCGATGGATACCTCAATGCCAAACGCTCCTACTTTCAAAGAAGGCGTATCAATAGTTGTCAACTGTGAAACACAAGAAGAAATTGACTTCTTATGGGATAGTCTCACAAAAGATGGCAAAGAAAGCCAATGCGGCTGGCTAAAGGACAAGTACGGCGTTTCATGGCAAATTGTCCCCAACATTCTTGCAAAGCTCATGAACGACCCAGAAAGAGCTCCTGCTGTCACAAAAGCATTCATGCAAATGAAGAAATTCGATATTGAAAAGCTATTAGTTGCTAGATTTTCGCCACAAAGACTCTAA
- a CDS encoding 2-keto-3-deoxy-phosphogluconate aldolase — MKDFLAQNPLVPVFYHDDVDFSAKMIKACYDGGIKIFEYTNRGEKALGNFKELMPFVKKECPGMKFGIGTIFTVDQAQDFIDASTDFIVQPCFSAEVGAFCATNNTPWIPGVITPTEIHNALTAGAEVVKIFPGNLVGPSYVKSLLGPFKNLKVMVTGGVEPNMESIGSWMGAGATAVGLGSQLFKNDDPAEIAKMVKGLLAKLA; from the coding sequence ATGAAAGACTTCTTAGCTCAAAATCCCCTAGTTCCTGTTTTTTATCATGATGATGTAGATTTTTCTGCAAAAATGATCAAAGCTTGTTACGACGGAGGAATCAAGATATTTGAATACACCAATCGTGGTGAAAAAGCACTTGGCAACTTTAAAGAGTTGATGCCATTTGTAAAAAAAGAGTGTCCTGGAATGAAGTTCGGAATTGGGACAATTTTCACTGTGGATCAAGCTCAAGACTTTATTGACGCAAGTACTGACTTTATTGTACAACCATGCTTTTCTGCTGAGGTGGGAGCTTTTTGTGCTACTAATAATACACCATGGATACCAGGTGTAATTACGCCTACTGAGATTCATAATGCATTAACTGCAGGAGCAGAAGTCGTAAAGATTTTCCCTGGAAATTTGGTTGGACCTAGCTATGTAAAAAGTCTTTTAGGGCCTTTCAAAAACCTTAAAGTAATGGTGACTGGTGGTGTGGAGCCCAATATGGAAAGTATTGGTTCATGGATGGGAGCAGGGGCAACGGCAGTTGGCTTAGGTTCACAATTATTCAAAAACGACGATCCCGCTGAAATTGCTAAAATGGTGAAAGGGCTTTTGGCGAAGCTTGCTTGA